The Capsicum annuum cultivar UCD-10X-F1 chromosome 3, UCD10Xv1.1, whole genome shotgun sequence genomic sequence TAAGGAAATCCTCCCATTGCATATAACAGAGCTGCAAGTGCTACAGGATGAACTATATATGTATCACGAACAAATTGATAGAAGCGTTGCTTCTCTAAATCTCCCACATTGTTGGGCTTCCCAGTCTACACATAaacaacacacacaaaaaaagaacATCAGTACTTTAAGTATTTTCTCCCTTTTACAAGTATGCAAATAGATGAAGCCTGAAGGATCTTTACACAAATAGCCGGCTGGATTCACTGTTTACTTTTCCTAGCCGGTATGCATAGATTATACACTAATTATACATAGTCATACACTGATTATACGGCAATTGTTCAGGTTAATTCGGGTGAAGAAATTACCCTCTCCGTAATGGTGTTGGTATCGAACATCCAACTCATGTGACTGACCCAAAATCCTTCAATAGGACTGTGAGGGTCTTTCTCTGAATCACAAAACTGATGGTGGTACCTATGAGTACTCACCCAATCAATTGGGTTCCCCTACAATCACATTACACAACACAGTGTAAATTTAAACAACAGAAGCAATACATTAGACAACTAAAAAAGAAACAGTACTCCAAACAAATTTATTGAATTACCTGAACTGCTTGAACACCACAATAGGCAAAAAAGTACTCAAGCCATTTGGGAAGTTTGAAACTTCTATGAGATAGATTTCTATGAAAAGAAAGCGTAATACCGAGAAGTCCAGTGACTACATATAAGCCAAATGCAATTCCAACAGCAGCCCAATTGAAAGTAAAAGGTGCAAATAGACAGAGCAAATGCATAGACACCACCACGGCAGCTGAGCCCATATCCAATGAATTCCATTTCCTACCCCATAACACATTCCTCGGCCGCGTCACCACAACATCAGAAAGCAGAATTCTCTTAAAGTTTGATGATTCTCTTCCATTTTCTGATACCGGCATTGCAGCTGCACTCACAACTGGGATTAGTCTTCTGGTGCATCTTACTTTTCCTTCCAGTCCACAACAATCGCGCTTATTAACCGCGCCAATTCGTAATGTAAAGGAATTTAAACTAAGTTTTTGTTGAGCAGGTAAGGTGCTTCTTATTGCTGGCCTATGAACAGCTTGGGGAAGGGGAGAAAATGGGTAAGGTTTAGGCTTGGATGGGGGTGGCGATAACAGGGCCATTGTTTGGTTTGGCAACTGTTTGGTTTGGGATTGCTTAGTTTATATATAGAAAGTTTGAGCTTATGGTGGAGAGTGGAGATTGTACAAGTCAACAAGTTGGCAAAGAAGGACACTAACTGATAAGGCCAGCGGGGAGTGATAGGCCGCTGATTTAGCAGTAGATTTTTTGGGGCCGGGGATTCATGCCTACGTGGCTACATTTGATTACTAAGATTTTTAGGTTgttccttatttttttatttttttttttgtgtcaaAGGCAGAGTGGGTTTTGGGTTTGTGTTATCTCTTGAGCAAAGGCAGCCCCGTAGACAGGGATCCAAGATGTGATAAAGTTACAGGGTTAACTCTTCCTAACCAAATCTCTACATCTGGCTATGACTATATTACACggtttaaattaatatttttttttatagttcaaaataagtaaatttttcAGTATTTGTCTTTCATTTAACGAGCTTTTTAACTACTTTATCTTTTCTTGTATGAGAATAGTTTGGAAATAATCAAAAGGGTATTAGTAAAGAGattttaagtgatattacataaaatttcgattattttgttaattacattttattctgattttttgaaatggtgatatATATGTTATATTGCGGTACATa encodes the following:
- the LOC107861959 gene encoding palmitoyl-monogalactosyldiacylglycerol delta-7 desaturase, chloroplastic, which encodes MALLSPPPSKPKPYPFSPLPQAVHRPAIRSTLPAQQKLSLNSFTLRIGAVNKRDCCGLEGKVRCTRRLIPVVSAAAMPVSENGRESSNFKRILLSDVVVTRPRNVLWGRKWNSLDMGSAAVVVSMHLLCLFAPFTFNWAAVGIAFGLYVVTGLLGITLSFHRNLSHRSFKLPKWLEYFFAYCGVQAVQGNPIDWVSTHRYHHQFCDSEKDPHSPIEGFWVSHMSWMFDTNTITERTGKPNNVGDLEKQRFYQFVRDTYIVHPVALAALLYAMGGFPYIVWGMGVRIVWVYHITWLVNSACHVWGKQAWNTGDLSRNNWWVALLAFGEGWHNNHHAFEYSARHGLEWWQLDMTWYVVRFLQAVGLATDVKLPTDTHKQRLALADS